The following are from one region of the Nicotiana tabacum cultivar K326 chromosome 3, ASM71507v2, whole genome shotgun sequence genome:
- the LOC107811818 gene encoding chitin elicitor receptor kinase 1-like isoform X1, which translates to MNMQATKEFLAKLKVLTHVHQLNLVRLIGYYVEGSLCLVHEYVENGNLNQHLNSLVPYPIMVLHFQAEHCCHGLPLVQAALHAARVLTSITFGFLYLQICPAESGTLQDAILI; encoded by the exons ATGAATATGCAAGCAACAAAAGAGTTCCTTGCTAAATTGAAGGTTTTGACCCATGTTCATCAGTTGAACTTG GTACGTTTGATAGGATATTATGTTGAAGGATCTTTGTGCTTAGTCCACGAATACGTTGAAAATggaaacttaaaccaacacttGAATAGTTTAG TTCCGTATCCAATCATGGTTCTTCATTTCCAAGCAGAACACTGTTGCCATGGTCTACCATTGGTGCAAGCTGCTCTACATGCAGCTAGAGTCCTAACCAGTATAACCTTTGGTTTTTTGTATCTTCAGATCTGTCCAG CTGAATCTGGTACGTTGCAAGATGCAATACTTATATGA
- the LOC107811818 gene encoding chitin elicitor receptor kinase 1-like isoform X2, translating into MNMQATKEFLAKLKVLTHVHQLNLVRLIGYYVEGSLCLVHEYVENGNLNQHLNSLEHCCHGLPLVQAALHAARVLTSITFGFLYLQICPAESGTLQDAILI; encoded by the exons ATGAATATGCAAGCAACAAAAGAGTTCCTTGCTAAATTGAAGGTTTTGACCCATGTTCATCAGTTGAACTTG GTACGTTTGATAGGATATTATGTTGAAGGATCTTTGTGCTTAGTCCACGAATACGTTGAAAATggaaacttaaaccaacacttGAATAGTTTAG AACACTGTTGCCATGGTCTACCATTGGTGCAAGCTGCTCTACATGCAGCTAGAGTCCTAACCAGTATAACCTTTGGTTTTTTGTATCTTCAGATCTGTCCAG CTGAATCTGGTACGTTGCAAGATGCAATACTTATATGA